One window of the Acaryochloris sp. CCMEE 5410 genome contains the following:
- a CDS encoding GNAT family N-acetyltransferase, which yields MNIVLANTDHLADVAMLFDHYRVFYHQLSNVHATEQFIADRFRNQDSTIFLAIDEDSGVGFTQLYPSFSSVSMGRVWILNDLFVLPSHRQRGIATQLMQTATDYGRETGAIRLVLATEKTNTAAQALYESLGYQLDRTFNHFSLTL from the coding sequence ATGAATATCGTGTTAGCCAATACAGACCATCTTGCTGATGTGGCCATGTTATTTGACCACTATCGGGTGTTCTATCACCAGCTCTCCAATGTCCATGCGACCGAGCAGTTTATCGCTGATCGATTTCGCAATCAAGATTCCACCATCTTCCTCGCTATAGATGAAGACAGTGGCGTTGGGTTCACCCAGCTTTACCCCAGTTTTTCTTCCGTCTCAATGGGGCGGGTATGGATTTTAAACGACTTATTTGTGCTCCCTTCCCATCGCCAGCGAGGTATTGCCACCCAATTGATGCAGACAGCCACCGATTATGGCCGAGAAACCGGAGCGATACGCTTAGTATTAGCTACTGAAAAGACCAATACTGCAGCCCAAGCCCTGTATGAATCCCTAGGCTATCAGCTGGATCGGACGTTTAATCATTTTTCTTTAACCCTATAA